The Treponema primitia ZAS-1 genome includes a region encoding these proteins:
- a CDS encoding Rpn family recombination-promoting nuclease/putative transposase has translation MAIHNARDNSFKLILGNHQLFVEFLRDYLNIDLLKDVQPEDIEDMSERFLPLFQDNQDSDTVKRINLKGEPPIFVIALLEHESKVNFRSSFKMFQYICLILDNYEKEINKEQEGASAKKGFRYPPVLPIVFYDGTDPWTAELNFLDRTALNQVFQKYIPKFEYLLVDLNRYAPEDLVRFGDALSLIMLIDKLETWDGESLLNKMPPDYLERMALKIPKELTRLITDVMSTLLNRLKFPEEETRTVTNYFTGKEERGMFEHVVEKVLEDRRRAREEGKEEGEKVGKEEKALEAARNFLGMGLSPEQVAKGTGLDLATVKNISLP, from the coding sequence ATGGCCATCCACAACGCCAGGGACAATAGCTTTAAGCTCATCCTGGGTAACCACCAGCTTTTTGTCGAGTTTTTGCGGGACTATCTGAATATCGATCTGCTCAAGGATGTTCAGCCCGAGGACATTGAGGACATGAGCGAACGGTTCCTACCGCTCTTCCAGGACAACCAGGACTCGGACACGGTCAAGCGGATCAACCTGAAGGGCGAGCCGCCCATCTTTGTCATTGCCCTACTGGAGCACGAGTCCAAGGTGAATTTCAGGTCGAGTTTCAAGATGTTCCAGTACATCTGTCTCATCCTGGACAACTACGAAAAAGAAATTAACAAGGAGCAAGAGGGCGCCAGCGCAAAGAAGGGCTTCCGGTATCCGCCGGTACTGCCTATCGTTTTCTATGACGGAACGGACCCTTGGACGGCGGAGCTAAACTTTCTGGACCGGACCGCCCTAAACCAGGTGTTCCAAAAGTACATCCCCAAGTTTGAATACCTCCTGGTGGACCTGAACCGGTACGCGCCGGAGGATCTGGTCCGGTTTGGCGATGCACTGTCCCTGATTATGCTGATCGACAAGCTGGAGACCTGGGACGGGGAGTCGCTTCTGAACAAGATGCCCCCGGACTACCTCGAACGGATGGCGTTGAAAATCCCCAAGGAATTGACTAGACTGATAACGGATGTGATGAGCACCCTGTTGAATCGGCTTAAGTTTCCCGAGGAGGAGACGCGGACCGTGACCAATTATTTCACCGGGAAGGAGGAACGGGGCATGTTTGAGCATGTGGTAGAAAAAGTTCTGGAAGACAGACGCCGCGCCCGAGAGGAAGGCAAGGAGGAAGGTGAGAAAGTCGGCAAGGAAGAAAAAGCCCTGGAAGCCGCACGGAATTTCCTTGGAATGGGATTGAGTCCGGAGCAGGTTGCCAAAGGAACCGGCCTTGACCTTGCAACCGTCAAAAATATTTCCTTACCATAA
- a CDS encoding CsgG/HfaB family protein: MKKVILFLSIIGFLGFNQLINAQEAAGIDTGISESVNNFSEIITPGTKIVVLNMQSESATLSEYIIDEIIKYFLQKRNYTIVDRQNLELIQQEMDFQLSGEVSDVSAQSIGKKLGAEIIISGSIDPFGSNYRLRLRAIDVETAAIHGIETRTILTDDTMAVLLGQPAASTSTAKRITKQREAKPAPVLQQNDSWFSMGGGLKGGLLFRTMEVEYELGDYSFDQTGYNIGGGMFLDLIYALVSVDFMYAQLSGTTGYWIDGRTSLDNRDVNFHEDSQWGNGFGILNIGLFGKYPFKFSKITLFPLAGVEYGFALISGQFESSKHSALWLRVGAGMDYALNPTTYFRINGSYGFKFNSEYEKTNDDLREWDGQYNDNFLGEYSYETHGISINLGIGFKL, from the coding sequence ATGAAGAAGGTGATATTGTTTTTGAGTATTATTGGATTTTTAGGATTCAATCAACTTATTAACGCCCAGGAAGCTGCCGGTATTGATACGGGGATCAGCGAGTCTGTTAATAATTTTTCAGAAATTATAACACCGGGTACGAAAATAGTCGTCTTGAATATGCAATCAGAAAGCGCCACTCTTTCGGAATATATAATTGATGAAATAATCAAATATTTTCTTCAAAAAAGAAATTATACCATTGTGGATCGTCAAAATCTTGAGCTGATACAACAGGAAATGGATTTTCAGCTTTCCGGAGAGGTAAGCGATGTATCGGCACAATCCATAGGAAAGAAACTTGGAGCGGAAATTATAATTTCCGGCTCAATCGATCCCTTTGGTTCAAATTACCGGCTGCGCCTACGGGCAATAGATGTGGAAACAGCGGCGATTCACGGTATAGAAACAAGAACGATACTAACGGACGATACTATGGCCGTCTTATTGGGACAGCCTGCCGCATCAACGAGCACAGCGAAGCGCATAACAAAACAACGCGAAGCTAAGCCGGCCCCCGTTTTACAGCAAAACGATTCTTGGTTCAGTATGGGCGGAGGTTTGAAAGGGGGTCTGCTATTTCGTACCATGGAAGTGGAATATGAACTGGGCGATTATTCATTTGATCAAACGGGATATAATATAGGCGGCGGTATGTTTTTGGATCTGATATACGCGCTGGTAAGCGTAGATTTTATGTATGCTCAGTTATCCGGAACAACCGGCTACTGGATTGATGGCAGAACGAGTTTGGATAATAGGGATGTTAATTTCCATGAGGATTCACAATGGGGGAATGGTTTTGGCATTTTGAATATTGGACTATTTGGAAAATATCCGTTTAAATTTTCTAAAATCACCCTTTTCCCCCTTGCCGGCGTTGAGTATGGATTTGCGCTGATTTCCGGACAGTTTGAGTCGTCAAAACATAGCGCGCTGTGGCTGCGGGTTGGCGCGGGAATGGATTATGCACTAAACCCTACAACATATTTTCGCATTAATGGTTCCTATGGTTTTAAGTTTAACAGTGAATACGAAAAAACAAACGATGATTTGAGGGAATGGGATGGGCAGTACAACGATAATTTTCTGGGCGAGTATTCATATGAAACACATGGCATTTCTATAAATTTAGGAATAGGATTTAAGCTATAG
- the ruvB gene encoding Holliday junction branch migration DNA helicase RuvB — MGKSKSGNPNFPPSVEDIPKGTLSPGLLHGELIAEEDTRDHSLRPHSLKEFLGQAAMKENLEVFIKAAKARQESLDHLFLIGPPGLGKTTLAQVIAHELETEIVQTSAPALEKPKDLVGILTSLKDRNVFFIDEIHRLKPAIEEMLYIAMEDYEMDWIIGQGPGARTLRIPIKPFTLIGATTKAGNVSSPLVSRFGIPCRFSFYEKADMEAIVLRSAGILETKIDKDAASLLAASARGTPRVANRLLRRMRDFAQVAGAASITQKVVAEGLRRLEIDHLGLEKQDREILAMIIKRYNGGPVGAETLAISIGEGVDTLEDYYEPYLIQAGLLQRTPRGRMATALTYEHLKLPKGSNETNGLLF; from the coding sequence ATGGGAAAAAGCAAATCCGGCAATCCTAATTTTCCTCCGTCCGTTGAGGATATCCCCAAGGGGACTTTGTCCCCAGGACTGCTCCACGGCGAGCTTATAGCGGAGGAGGATACACGGGATCATTCCCTCCGCCCCCATAGTTTGAAGGAATTTCTGGGACAGGCGGCGATGAAGGAAAACCTGGAGGTCTTTATCAAGGCTGCCAAGGCCAGGCAGGAGAGTCTGGACCACCTGTTTTTGATCGGACCCCCGGGGCTGGGAAAGACCACCCTGGCCCAGGTGATTGCCCACGAGCTGGAGACGGAGATTGTCCAGACTTCCGCGCCGGCATTGGAAAAGCCAAAGGACCTGGTAGGGATACTCACCAGCCTGAAGGATCGGAATGTTTTTTTTATAGACGAGATACACCGGCTCAAGCCCGCCATCGAAGAGATGCTCTACATCGCCATGGAGGACTACGAGATGGACTGGATAATAGGCCAGGGACCGGGGGCGCGGACATTGCGGATTCCCATCAAACCCTTCACCTTGATTGGGGCTACCACCAAGGCGGGGAATGTCTCAAGCCCCTTGGTAAGCCGCTTCGGTATCCCCTGTCGTTTTTCCTTTTACGAGAAGGCGGATATGGAAGCCATAGTCCTCCGCTCCGCAGGAATACTGGAAACTAAAATCGATAAGGATGCTGCATCGCTCCTGGCCGCCTCCGCCCGGGGTACTCCGCGGGTAGCGAACCGGCTGCTCCGCCGTATGCGGGACTTTGCCCAGGTGGCCGGGGCGGCTTCAATCACACAAAAAGTGGTGGCAGAAGGACTGCGCAGGCTGGAGATAGATCATCTGGGCCTGGAAAAACAGGACCGGGAAATCCTGGCCATGATCATCAAGCGCTACAACGGGGGCCCCGTGGGCGCAGAAACCCTGGCGATTTCCATAGGGGAAGGGGTGGATACCCTGGAGGATTACTACGAACCCTACCTGATCCAGGCGGGGCTCCTCCAGCGTACCCCCCGGGGCCGCATGGCTACCGCCTTAACCTATGAACACCTCAAACTTCCCAAGGGCAGCAATGAAACTAACGGACTTCTCTTTTGA
- the queA gene encoding tRNA preQ1(34) S-adenosylmethionine ribosyltransferase-isomerase QueA, translating to MKLTDFSFDLPQNLIAQYPPEQRGQSRLMVLDRVQHSRSHHRMADLPSLLEPGDLLVFNNSKVRKARIYGTGSGGSLGRVEFLLLTRRDPHTWTVMAQRTKRRRIGTRYVFADGLEAEITGEEGELRLLRFDRPIDEAWLDRYGHIPLPPYIRREDTPADSERYQTVYAAVPGSAAAPTAGLHFTEEILARLTEGGIESAFVTLHVGLGTFLPVRSENIEDHRMHEENYSIDEDTAAKIERAKAEKRRVIAVGTTSARTLESAWDGSDQFGELRCKLRRGEGATSIFIYPGYTFKLVDALFTNFHTPESTLLMLVSAFADAKPGAFAGREFILDSYREAVELGYRFFSYGDAMLIV from the coding sequence ATGAAACTAACGGACTTCTCTTTTGATCTCCCCCAAAACCTGATTGCCCAATACCCGCCGGAACAGCGGGGGCAGAGCAGGCTCATGGTTCTGGATCGGGTACAGCACAGCCGCTCCCATCACCGTATGGCGGATCTTCCGTCCCTGCTTGAACCGGGGGACCTCCTGGTCTTTAACAATTCTAAAGTCAGGAAGGCCCGTATCTACGGAACAGGATCCGGCGGCAGCCTCGGCCGGGTAGAATTTCTGCTCCTAACACGCCGGGATCCCCACACCTGGACGGTCATGGCGCAACGGACAAAACGCCGCCGCATCGGGACCCGCTATGTTTTTGCGGATGGACTGGAAGCGGAAATCACCGGCGAAGAGGGGGAGCTCCGTTTACTCCGCTTTGACCGCCCCATTGACGAGGCCTGGCTTGACCGGTACGGACACATTCCCCTGCCCCCCTACATCAGGCGTGAGGATACCCCGGCGGACAGTGAACGCTACCAGACCGTTTACGCCGCCGTCCCCGGTTCCGCAGCGGCGCCCACGGCGGGGCTCCACTTTACCGAGGAAATCCTCGCGCGCCTTACCGAGGGGGGTATAGAAAGCGCCTTTGTCACCCTCCATGTGGGGCTTGGTACCTTCCTCCCGGTGCGCAGCGAAAACATCGAGGATCACCGGATGCACGAAGAAAACTATTCCATTGATGAGGACACCGCCGCCAAAATCGAACGGGCAAAGGCGGAAAAGCGCCGGGTTATCGCCGTGGGTACCACCAGCGCCCGCACCCTGGAGTCCGCCTGGGATGGCAGCGACCAGTTCGGGGAACTTCGCTGCAAATTGCGCCGTGGCGAAGGGGCCACATCTATTTTCATCTACCCCGGCTATACCTTTAAGCTTGTGGACGCCCTGTTCACCAACTTCCACACCCCCGAATCGACCCTGCTGATGCTGGTATCGGCTTTTGCTGACGCAAAACCCGGCGCCTTTGCGGGTAGAGAATTCATCCTGGACTCGTACCGGGAGGCGGTAGAATTGGGTTACCGCTTTTTCAGTTACGGCGACGCCATGTTAATCGTCTAG
- a CDS encoding FecR family protein: MMLCKKEILVLLALIGIWFPGRQVSIFAQENAFIRELTGDVTLKITNESAWTPAAAGDTLTKNTLISTGFKSSAIIALGNSTLTIRPLTRLSLEEIINNDGNETVSLQLQTGRIRADVTPPSGGKTDFTVRSPTATASVRGTSFEMDTMNLHVDNGRVQYSLANGRKVFVARRGNSYFDEANNRVVSPFEAAAQSLTPSLPIASDSGTSNGDRAPIIGDNAGTLGNGDFRVGFEWD; the protein is encoded by the coding sequence ATGATGCTATGCAAAAAAGAAATACTGGTACTGTTAGCGCTGATCGGTATATGGTTTCCGGGGCGCCAGGTGTCAATCTTTGCCCAGGAAAACGCTTTTATCCGGGAATTAACCGGGGATGTAACGCTTAAAATCACAAACGAAAGCGCATGGACACCCGCCGCAGCGGGAGATACCCTGACGAAGAACACCCTGATATCCACGGGCTTTAAAAGCAGCGCAATAATTGCCCTGGGGAACTCCACCCTAACCATACGGCCCCTTACCCGTTTAAGCCTGGAAGAAATCATAAACAACGATGGTAACGAGACAGTATCGCTGCAACTGCAAACCGGAAGAATCCGGGCCGATGTGACGCCCCCCTCGGGAGGCAAGACCGATTTTACCGTGCGGAGCCCCACCGCAACCGCATCGGTGCGGGGAACCTCCTTTGAAATGGATACCATGAACCTCCATGTTGACAATGGGCGTGTCCAATACTCCCTTGCCAATGGACGGAAGGTCTTTGTCGCCAGAAGGGGAAATAGTTATTTTGATGAAGCAAACAACCGGGTGGTATCGCCCTTTGAAGCGGCCGCCCAGTCTCTGACGCCTAGCCTACCCATCGCAAGCGATTCCGGGACATCCAATGGGGACCGCGCCCCCATTATCGGGGACAACGCCGGTACCTTGGGAAACGGCGATTTTAGAGTAGGTTTTGAGTGGGATTAA